The Opitutus sp. ER46 genome contains a region encoding:
- a CDS encoding ATPase, T2SS/T4P/T4SS family yields the protein MASSNIAGTLRRSLLIKVISKPAPSREDVASVIELTASKVVEALQAQSMTFYLVEGNDIVFKQVYYSPTLWAKDAALEKRFQETAAKLLTLKVPIGKGIVGRVIQSGEPLFFRRSDSQELMSSMARTTGFEVRSMLTVPLKTNITLGAIQVLNKELSAGTDGDFTEKDLALLQEVAEYSSALIHRMVDPKFVPNAEDTARFVAKLTELPLVTKAEQVEFDDKLIEVVGDAVIRREGILPHKRLSPNTVAVLMTNPLDYAKRESFSQATELAIDEVSVVSATFFETLLKKFFKDAKGPAAAGGDEVDIGSVAEVISNAYNADHTEVSAADLENEESAPIVQLANRIIEDAYISGASDIHIEPMEKELLVRYRIDGLCQEKIRLPKQVTNSLTTRLKIMCNLDISERRLPQDGRIVFKKYTKKNIDIDLRVATGPMSHGEKVVMRILDKQKSTLPLPALGFSEENLAKYRECIRQPYGMILHCGPTGSGKSMTLYSALGEVNTPDVNIQTAEDPIEYTLGGINQMQMNRQIGLTFARALRCYLRMDPDIILVGEIRDEETAGIAVEAALTGHLLVSTLHTNDAPSTVTRLVEMGIEPFNISASLVCVCAQRLLRRVCKNCKMPYEPEGREKEILQKAIGWSGQVFKANPQGCPTCGGTGYKGRVGIHELMTNSEQLTEGINKEIEVAELKRIAMRNGMKTLHQDSMLKVKMGITTMEEALANVPPDLIL from the coding sequence ATGGCTTCATCCAACATCGCCGGAACGCTGCGGCGCTCCCTGCTCATCAAGGTCATCTCCAAGCCAGCTCCCAGCCGGGAGGACGTGGCATCGGTCATCGAGCTCACGGCCTCGAAAGTCGTCGAAGCCCTTCAGGCGCAGTCGATGACGTTCTACCTCGTCGAGGGGAATGACATCGTCTTCAAGCAGGTCTACTACTCGCCCACCCTGTGGGCCAAGGACGCCGCGCTCGAGAAACGCTTTCAGGAGACCGCCGCCAAGCTCCTCACGCTCAAGGTCCCCATCGGCAAGGGCATCGTCGGCCGCGTCATCCAGTCGGGCGAGCCGCTCTTCTTCCGCCGCTCCGACAGCCAGGAGCTCATGTCCTCCATGGCGCGCACCACCGGGTTCGAGGTGCGTTCGATGCTCACGGTCCCGCTCAAGACCAACATCACCCTCGGCGCGATCCAGGTGCTCAACAAGGAGCTCTCCGCCGGCACCGACGGCGACTTCACCGAGAAGGACCTCGCCCTGCTCCAGGAGGTCGCCGAGTACTCCTCCGCCCTCATCCACCGCATGGTGGACCCAAAGTTCGTCCCCAACGCCGAGGACACCGCCCGCTTTGTCGCCAAGCTCACCGAGCTTCCGCTTGTCACCAAGGCCGAGCAGGTCGAGTTCGATGATAAGTTGATCGAGGTCGTCGGCGACGCCGTCATCCGCCGCGAGGGCATCCTGCCCCACAAGCGCCTCTCGCCCAACACGGTCGCCGTGCTGATGACCAACCCGCTCGATTACGCGAAGCGCGAGTCGTTCAGCCAGGCCACCGAGCTCGCCATCGACGAGGTCAGCGTCGTCTCCGCCACGTTCTTCGAGACGCTGCTCAAGAAATTCTTCAAGGACGCCAAGGGCCCGGCCGCCGCCGGCGGCGACGAGGTCGACATCGGCTCGGTCGCCGAGGTGATCAGCAACGCCTACAACGCCGACCACACTGAGGTCTCCGCCGCCGACCTCGAAAACGAGGAGTCAGCCCCGATCGTCCAGCTCGCCAACCGTATCATCGAGGACGCCTACATCTCCGGCGCATCCGACATTCACATCGAGCCGATGGAGAAGGAGCTGCTCGTGCGGTACCGCATCGACGGCCTCTGCCAGGAGAAGATCCGGCTGCCGAAGCAGGTGACAAACTCGCTCACCACCCGGCTCAAGATCATGTGCAACCTGGACATCTCCGAGCGCCGGTTGCCGCAGGACGGCCGTATCGTTTTCAAGAAGTACACGAAGAAAAACATCGATATCGACCTCCGCGTCGCCACCGGCCCGATGAGCCACGGCGAGAAGGTCGTGATGCGCATCCTCGACAAGCAGAAGAGCACGCTGCCGCTCCCCGCCCTCGGCTTTTCCGAGGAGAACCTCGCCAAGTACCGCGAATGCATCCGCCAGCCGTATGGCATGATCCTGCACTGCGGCCCCACCGGCTCGGGCAAGTCGATGACCCTCTACTCGGCGTTGGGGGAAGTGAACACGCCCGACGTCAACATCCAGACCGCTGAGGACCCGATCGAGTACACGCTCGGGGGCATCAACCAGATGCAGATGAACCGGCAGATCGGGCTCACGTTCGCCCGCGCCCTGCGGTGCTACCTGCGCATGGACCCCGACATCATCCTCGTTGGCGAAATCCGCGATGAGGAGACCGCCGGCATCGCCGTCGAGGCCGCCCTCACCGGCCACCTGCTCGTCTCCACGCTCCATACCAACGACGCGCCGTCCACCGTCACGCGCCTCGTCGAGATGGGCATCGAGCCTTTCAACATTTCCGCGTCGCTGGTCTGCGTCTGCGCCCAGCGCCTCCTCCGCCGCGTCTGCAAGAACTGCAAGATGCCCTACGAACCCGAGGGCCGCGAAAAGGAAATCCTGCAGAAGGCGATCGGCTGGAGCGGACAGGTCTTCAAGGCCAACCCCCAGGGCTGCCCCACCTGCGGCGGCACCGGGTACAAGGGCCGCGTCGGCATCCATGAGTTGATGACCAACAGCGAGCAGCTCACCGAGGGCATCAACAAGGAGATCGAGGTCGCCGAGTTGAAGCGCATCGCCATGCGCAACGGCATGAAGACGCTCCACCAGGACTCCATGCTCAAGGTGAAGATGGGCATCACCACGATGGAAGAGGCCCTGGCCAACGTGCCGCCGGACCTGATCCTCTGA
- a CDS encoding YraN family protein: MLRELWQRLRQWLARPNTGAWAERLAADWLQRERGFAIVARNWRNPRDRREELDLVCRDGDVLVFVEVKARSERARVSGYYAVNARKKRVLARAAKSYLRRLRPAPPFFRFDVVEVTIPVPAADGTRGEPEIRHFDRVPLFGKDYRWW; the protein is encoded by the coding sequence ATGCTGCGAGAACTTTGGCAACGCCTGCGCCAGTGGCTTGCGCGTCCGAATACGGGCGCGTGGGCGGAGCGTCTCGCGGCGGACTGGCTGCAGCGCGAACGCGGTTTTGCGATCGTGGCGCGCAACTGGCGGAACCCGCGCGATCGCCGGGAGGAGCTGGACCTCGTCTGTCGCGACGGGGACGTGCTGGTTTTCGTCGAGGTCAAGGCGCGCTCCGAGCGGGCGCGCGTTTCCGGCTACTACGCGGTCAACGCGCGCAAGAAGCGGGTGCTGGCCCGGGCGGCGAAGTCGTACCTGCGCCGGTTGCGGCCGGCGCCGCCGTTCTTCCGCTTCGACGTCGTGGAGGTCACGATCCCGGTGCCGGCGGCGGACGGCACGCGGGGCGAGCCGGAGATCCGGCATTTCGACCGCGTGCCGCTGTTTGGAAAGGACTACCGCTGGTGGTAG
- the zwf gene encoding glucose-6-phosphate dehydrogenase has product MADSDRHPFLQGLSNHRGAPPTVVVIFGASGDLTARKLIPAVYNLACDNLLPADFFLVGYGRTPMPHDAFRKLAADAIREFSRRELDDAEWERVARHTSYVAGGYDDPEAFGRLATHIDDLEKQLGRGMQALFYVSTPPSVFAPIVRGLGASGLAARHANDPLHSKVIIEKPFGRDLASAEALNQTVQSVFSERQVYRIDHYLGKETVQDLLVQRFANAIFEPLWNRNFIRSVQITVAEEVGVGTRGGYYEQAGALRDMIQNHTMQLVALTAMEPPVSLEAEAIRDEKVKLLRAIQPLELGPGGDVARAQYATGMIGGRPVPGYLEEHGIAADSKTETYAAIRLSINNWRWQGVPFYLRSGKRMARRVSEIAINFKRPPGTLFNDDDGRFDLAANTLSFQIQPDEGMSLVLNTKIPGLETRTQPVKMNFRYATTFGSNTPEAYERLVLDAMIGDGTLFIRGDEALASWRLYTPVLEAWAKAGREGMGTYAAGSWGPKCADEMLAAQGDAWRQP; this is encoded by the coding sequence ATGGCCGACTCCGACCGACATCCGTTCCTCCAAGGGCTGAGCAATCACCGCGGCGCCCCGCCGACGGTGGTGGTGATTTTCGGCGCGTCGGGCGATCTGACGGCGCGCAAGCTGATTCCGGCCGTGTACAACCTGGCGTGCGACAACCTGCTGCCGGCGGACTTCTTCCTGGTGGGCTACGGCCGCACGCCGATGCCGCACGACGCCTTTCGCAAGCTCGCGGCCGACGCGATTCGCGAGTTCTCGCGCCGCGAACTGGATGACGCGGAGTGGGAGCGCGTCGCGCGGCATACCAGCTACGTGGCGGGTGGCTACGACGACCCGGAGGCGTTTGGCCGGCTGGCGACGCACATCGACGACCTCGAGAAGCAGCTCGGCCGGGGCATGCAGGCGCTGTTCTACGTGTCCACGCCGCCCTCGGTCTTTGCCCCGATCGTGCGCGGACTCGGCGCCAGCGGGCTCGCCGCGCGGCACGCCAACGATCCCCTGCACTCGAAGGTGATCATCGAGAAACCCTTTGGCCGGGACCTCGCCTCCGCGGAGGCGCTGAACCAGACGGTGCAATCGGTCTTTTCCGAGCGGCAGGTGTACCGGATCGACCACTATCTCGGGAAGGAGACGGTGCAGGACCTCCTCGTCCAGCGCTTCGCCAACGCGATCTTTGAGCCGCTCTGGAACCGCAATTTCATCCGCAGCGTGCAGATCACTGTGGCCGAGGAGGTCGGCGTGGGCACGCGCGGCGGCTACTACGAGCAGGCGGGCGCGCTGCGCGATATGATCCAGAATCACACGATGCAGCTCGTCGCGCTCACCGCGATGGAGCCGCCGGTGTCGCTCGAGGCCGAGGCGATCCGCGACGAGAAGGTAAAGCTCCTCCGCGCCATCCAGCCGCTGGAGCTGGGGCCGGGCGGCGACGTGGCCCGGGCGCAGTACGCGACCGGGATGATTGGGGGCCGGCCGGTGCCGGGCTATCTCGAGGAGCACGGCATCGCGGCGGACTCGAAGACGGAGACGTACGCGGCGATCCGGCTCAGCATCAACAACTGGCGCTGGCAGGGCGTGCCGTTCTACCTGCGGTCGGGCAAGCGCATGGCGCGTCGCGTGAGCGAGATCGCGATCAACTTCAAGCGCCCGCCCGGCACGTTGTTCAACGACGACGACGGCCGGTTCGACCTCGCCGCGAACACGCTCTCGTTCCAGATCCAGCCGGATGAAGGCATGAGCCTCGTGCTCAACACGAAGATCCCGGGGTTGGAGACGCGGACGCAGCCGGTGAAGATGAATTTCCGGTACGCCACGACCTTCGGCTCGAATACGCCGGAGGCGTACGAGCGGCTGGTGCTCGATGCGATGATCGGGGACGGCACGCTGTTCATTCGCGGCGACGAGGCGCTGGCGTCCTGGCGGCTCTACACGCCGGTCCTCGAGGCCTGGGCCAAGGCGGGACGCGAAGGCATGGGCACGTATGCCGCCGGCTCCTGGGGGCCGAAGTGCGCCGACGAGATGCTCGCCGCGCAGGGCGACGCCTGGAGACAACCCTGA